A genomic stretch from Serratia entomophila includes:
- a CDS encoding LLM class flavin-dependent oxidoreductase, producing the protein MSTSPSTPSRQLRLGLFVQALGHHVGGWRAEGASGSPTDIDWFTWIAKKAEEGTFDMFFVGDALATSVHRLPSTMSRLEPLTLLAALAVNTRHIGLAATASTTFDQPFHLARAMASIDHISHGRAAWNVVTSFSSDAARNFSRDDLPSHAERYEVAREFLEASYKLWDGWEKDAIVRDKQNGVYAIDEKIHAANHKGKHFSVQGPLNISRSPQGRPVIIEAGSSPAGQQLAAETAEVVFTAAASLEEGQAFYRSQKKYVADAGRNPDHLLILPGVMPIVGRTKEEAQETWYQLNQLVDIDNGIEQLSARFGFDLSDYPLDGPVPDVGATEGGQSRVKLLTDLAARENLTLRELAAVAAGSRGHRVVVGTAEEIADDFQLWLEQRGADGFNIMPAVLPNQLALFVELVIPELRRRGLFREEYQHSTLRENLGLPEPAINFANVQSA; encoded by the coding sequence ATGAGTACTTCACCTTCAACACCATCGCGCCAACTTCGTCTCGGCCTGTTCGTTCAGGCGCTGGGGCACCACGTCGGGGGGTGGCGCGCAGAGGGCGCCAGCGGTTCACCGACCGATATCGACTGGTTCACCTGGATAGCAAAAAAAGCCGAAGAAGGCACCTTCGATATGTTCTTCGTCGGCGACGCGCTGGCGACCAGCGTGCACCGCCTGCCCTCGACGATGTCACGCCTGGAGCCGCTGACGCTGCTGGCAGCGCTGGCGGTCAACACCCGCCATATCGGGCTGGCGGCGACCGCCTCCACCACTTTCGATCAACCCTTCCACCTGGCGCGCGCCATGGCCTCCATCGACCATATCAGCCACGGCCGTGCCGCCTGGAACGTGGTGACCTCTTTCTCCAGCGATGCGGCGCGCAACTTCAGCCGTGACGATCTGCCTTCGCACGCCGAACGCTATGAAGTGGCGCGGGAATTCCTCGAGGCCAGCTACAAACTGTGGGACGGCTGGGAAAAAGACGCCATCGTGCGCGACAAGCAAAACGGCGTATACGCCATCGACGAGAAAATCCACGCCGCCAACCATAAGGGCAAGCATTTCTCGGTGCAGGGCCCGCTGAACATTTCCCGCTCGCCGCAGGGGCGGCCGGTGATCATTGAGGCCGGCTCTTCCCCTGCCGGCCAACAGCTGGCGGCGGAAACCGCCGAAGTGGTGTTCACCGCCGCCGCCAGCCTGGAAGAAGGCCAGGCCTTCTACCGCAGCCAGAAAAAATACGTGGCCGACGCCGGCCGCAACCCGGACCACCTGCTGATCCTGCCGGGCGTGATGCCGATTGTCGGCCGTACCAAAGAAGAAGCGCAGGAAACCTGGTATCAGCTGAATCAGCTGGTGGATATCGATAACGGCATCGAGCAGCTGTCGGCGCGCTTTGGCTTCGATTTGAGCGATTACCCGCTGGACGGCCCGGTACCGGACGTGGGCGCCACTGAAGGCGGCCAAAGCCGCGTGAAGCTGCTGACCGATCTGGCGGCGCGGGAAAACCTGACGCTGCGCGAACTGGCGGCCGTCGCGGCGGGTTCGCGCGGCCACCGCGTGGTGGTGGGCACCGCCGAAGAGATCGCCGACGACTTCCAGCTGTGGCTGGAACAGCGAGGCGCAGACGGCTTCAACATCATGCCGGCGGTGTTGCCTAACCAGCTGGCGCTGTTCGTCGAGCTGGTGATCCCGGAGCTGCGCCGCCGTGGCCTGTTCCGTGAGGAGTATCAGCATTCAACCCTGCGTGAAAACCTGGGCCTGCCGGAACCGGCAATCAACTTCGCTAACGTACAATCGGCTTAA
- a CDS encoding penicillin-binding transpeptidase domain-containing protein has protein sequence MAPSTKKSGKNYSLLRFGWICAGMLVCFFLLAFRVGYLQLMEHQQLANQADQRSIRTQVVPTNRGMITDRNDEALAVSVSSRDIVLDPKHIIDTNTDTGNERWQSMANVLKMPLAEVQKVIQSNAHKRFVYLARKVEDDNAAYISKLHLTGVSSEQDFSRFYPMGQDAAGLIGIVGQDNQGLEGIELGFNHLLQGKNGLRVYQKDGSGAVIGVLKTVDPVPPPNVTLSIDKFIQYVLFAQIRDGVIANQADSGCAVLVKVNTGEILGMASYPTFNPNNYAGTPAKDIRNVCSSDSFEPGSTVKPVVVMVGLEHKLIKPDTVLDTTPYRVNGHLIKDVGHWSKLTITGVLQKSSDIAVSHIALALPATVLPTVYKSFGLGRPTDLGIGNESSGYLPQHRERWADIERATFSFGYGLRVTPLQMAREYAAIGSYGVYRPLSITKVTPPVMGQRILPEDTVKTVVHMMESDALPGGSGVSAAVPGYRLAIKTGTAEKMGANGKYDGGYINYTAGVAPASDPQVALVVMVNNPKAGKHFGGSVAGPVFGKIMAQVLEHMNILPDAQPLNVVSQVKG, from the coding sequence GTGGCGCCATCGACAAAGAAAAGCGGTAAAAACTATTCTCTCTTACGTTTCGGCTGGATCTGCGCCGGTATGCTGGTGTGCTTTTTTCTGCTGGCGTTCAGGGTGGGCTATCTGCAGTTGATGGAGCATCAGCAGTTGGCGAACCAGGCGGACCAGCGGTCGATCCGCACCCAGGTGGTGCCGACCAACCGCGGCATGATCACCGATCGCAACGACGAAGCGCTGGCGGTTAGCGTCTCGTCGCGGGATATCGTGCTGGATCCGAAACATATTATCGACACCAACACCGATACCGGCAACGAACGCTGGCAAAGCATGGCTAACGTGCTGAAGATGCCGCTGGCGGAGGTGCAGAAGGTTATTCAGAGCAATGCCCACAAGCGCTTTGTCTATCTGGCGCGCAAGGTGGAGGATGACAACGCTGCTTACATCAGCAAGCTGCATTTGACCGGCGTCAGCAGCGAGCAGGATTTCAGCCGTTTTTACCCGATGGGCCAGGACGCCGCCGGGCTGATTGGCATCGTCGGGCAGGATAACCAGGGGCTGGAAGGCATCGAGCTGGGCTTCAACCATTTGCTGCAGGGGAAAAACGGCCTGAGGGTCTACCAGAAAGACGGCAGTGGTGCGGTGATCGGGGTGCTGAAAACCGTGGATCCGGTGCCGCCGCCAAACGTGACGTTGAGCATCGACAAGTTTATTCAGTACGTGTTGTTTGCCCAGATCCGCGATGGCGTTATCGCCAACCAGGCGGACTCCGGCTGCGCGGTGCTGGTGAAGGTCAACACCGGCGAAATTCTTGGCATGGCCAGCTACCCCACGTTCAACCCGAACAATTATGCCGGCACGCCGGCGAAGGACATCCGCAACGTGTGCAGCAGCGACAGCTTCGAACCGGGTTCGACGGTGAAGCCGGTGGTGGTGATGGTGGGGCTGGAACACAAACTGATCAAACCGGATACCGTGCTGGACACCACGCCTTACCGAGTGAACGGCCACCTCATCAAGGACGTTGGCCACTGGTCCAAGCTGACCATTACCGGCGTGCTGCAAAAATCCAGCGACATTGCGGTATCGCATATCGCGCTGGCGCTGCCGGCGACGGTGCTGCCGACGGTGTATAAAAGCTTTGGGCTGGGGCGGCCGACCGATCTGGGGATCGGCAACGAGAGCAGCGGCTATTTGCCGCAGCACCGTGAACGCTGGGCCGACATCGAGCGGGCCACTTTCTCCTTCGGCTACGGGCTGCGCGTGACGCCGCTGCAGATGGCGCGTGAATACGCCGCTATCGGTTCGTACGGCGTTTATCGCCCGCTGTCGATCACCAAAGTGACGCCGCCGGTGATGGGGCAACGGATCCTGCCGGAAGACACGGTGAAAACCGTGGTGCACATGATGGAAAGCGACGCCTTGCCGGGCGGCAGTGGGGTGAGCGCTGCGGTGCCGGGTTACCGCCTGGCGATTAAAACCGGCACCGCTGAAAAAATGGGCGCCAACGGCAAATATGACGGCGGTTACATCAACTACACCGCCGGCGTGGCGCCGGCCAGCGATCCGCAGGTGGCGCTGGTGGTGATGGTCAACAACCCGAAAGCGGGCAAGCACTTCGGTGGTTCGGTAGCCGGTCCGGTGTTCGGCAAGATCATGGCGCAGGTGTTGGAGCACATGAACATCCTGCCGGATGCCCAACCGTTGAACGTGGTGTCGCAGGTCAAAGGGTAA
- a CDS encoding AcrZ family multidrug efflux pump-associated protein — protein sequence MLEMIESLATVVILVPVMVAVLLGTIYGLGEVFNLFSAIGRKNNG from the coding sequence ATGTTAGAGATGATTGAGAGTTTGGCGACCGTGGTGATCCTGGTGCCGGTGATGGTGGCCGTTTTGCTCGGCACCATTTACGGTCTGGGTGAAGTGTTTAACCTGTTTTCCGCCATCGGCAGAAAAAATAACGGCTGA
- a CDS encoding amino acid ABC transporter ATP-binding protein has product MSASIHIHRVRKSFSGTEVLKNISLTIPAGSVTVILGPSGSGKSTLLRCINHLEKLDGGTIRVGEQLIGYRQKGRHLYELKEAEVAEQRKSIGMVFQQFNLFPHRTVLQNVSDAPQRVKKEKKAEVQERAKQLLARVGLEHRINAWPRELSGGQQQRVAIARALAMNPQVLLFDEPTSALDPELVGEVLQVMKDLAHSGITMVVVTHEIGFAREVADQIIFMDQGKVVEMGSVQQVLDAPGHERTRNFLATVL; this is encoded by the coding sequence ATGAGCGCATCGATCCACATCCATCGGGTGCGGAAATCCTTTTCCGGCACCGAAGTGTTGAAAAACATCAGCCTGACCATTCCGGCCGGATCGGTGACGGTGATCCTCGGCCCTTCCGGCTCCGGCAAATCCACCCTGCTGCGCTGCATCAACCACCTGGAAAAGCTGGACGGCGGCACCATCCGCGTTGGCGAGCAGCTGATCGGCTATCGCCAAAAAGGCCGGCATTTGTACGAGCTGAAAGAAGCCGAGGTGGCCGAGCAGCGTAAAAGCATCGGCATGGTGTTTCAGCAGTTCAACCTGTTTCCGCACCGCACCGTGCTGCAAAACGTCAGCGATGCGCCACAGCGAGTGAAAAAGGAAAAAAAAGCCGAGGTGCAGGAACGGGCGAAGCAGCTGCTGGCCCGCGTCGGGTTGGAGCATCGCATCAACGCCTGGCCGCGTGAACTGTCCGGCGGCCAGCAGCAACGCGTCGCCATCGCCCGCGCGCTGGCGATGAATCCGCAGGTGTTGCTGTTTGATGAGCCGACCTCCGCCCTGGATCCTGAACTGGTTGGCGAAGTGCTGCAGGTGATGAAAGACCTGGCGCATTCGGGCATTACCATGGTGGTGGTCACGCACGAAATCGGCTTCGCCCGTGAAGTGGCCGACCAGATTATCTTTATGGATCAGGGAAAGGTGGTTGAAATGGGAAGCGTACAGCAGGTGCTGGATGCGCCGGGGCATGAGAGGACGCGCAACTTCTTGGCGACGGTATTGTAA
- a CDS encoding MmgE/PrpD family protein: MSLSITAQFAHQILNSRPDETALSAARRGVKDYFACALPIARGALSDAGLAAIGKVFPPNGSENRALRYGYVSHSLDFDDYHPALRGHPSTVVLSALLALYGDGDNVTELLAAYVIGVEAVGRLGLAAGTQHYALGFHSTATLGAVAACAAVARYLQLGQRQTQIALGLAATQAAGLRSQFGSAAKPLHAGLAARSAVNAALLAQAGFIGQPEGVLDNLLSSHGDGLQQPQRLTAGWGAPWRILQPGLEFKRYPTCGGTHSAAEAAFALRARLLEQGDALEEIARVEVGFPPGADTAPYIRRPTTGVEARFSLEYVIADALYNGEVPLTHYGEQPVDAAIAALAAKVERHADPTAPPDALDPELRFHRLTLTLQDGRQLSDMVTRKQTAARPTDLDAKLRAILQLLPGLDGESVIRDCALRSPGALPRLIALLN; the protein is encoded by the coding sequence TTGTCATTGTCGATAACCGCCCAATTCGCTCATCAGATATTGAACAGCCGGCCGGATGAAACCGCCCTGTCAGCCGCCCGGCGCGGCGTGAAAGACTACTTCGCCTGCGCACTGCCGATTGCCCGCGGGGCATTGAGCGATGCCGGCCTGGCGGCGATCGGCAAGGTGTTTCCGCCAAACGGCAGCGAGAACCGCGCACTGCGCTATGGCTATGTCAGCCACTCGTTGGACTTCGATGATTATCATCCCGCGCTGCGCGGCCATCCGAGCACCGTGGTGCTCTCCGCGCTGTTGGCGCTGTACGGTGATGGTGACAATGTCACTGAGCTGTTGGCCGCCTATGTCATCGGCGTAGAGGCCGTGGGCCGTCTGGGATTAGCCGCCGGCACGCAGCATTACGCGCTGGGTTTTCACAGCACCGCCACCCTGGGCGCGGTCGCCGCCTGCGCCGCCGTGGCGCGTTATCTGCAGCTTGGCCAGCGGCAAACGCAGATTGCGTTGGGCCTGGCCGCCACCCAGGCGGCGGGCCTGCGCAGCCAGTTCGGTTCGGCGGCCAAACCGCTGCACGCCGGGCTGGCGGCACGCAGCGCGGTCAACGCCGCCCTGCTGGCTCAGGCCGGTTTCATCGGCCAGCCGGAGGGCGTGCTGGACAACCTGCTGAGTTCCCACGGCGACGGCCTGCAACAACCGCAACGCCTGACCGCCGGCTGGGGCGCGCCCTGGCGCATCCTGCAGCCGGGGCTGGAGTTCAAGCGCTACCCGACCTGCGGCGGCACCCACAGCGCGGCCGAGGCGGCGTTCGCCCTGCGCGCGCGGCTGCTGGAGCAAGGAGACGCCCTGGAGGAGATCGCACGGGTTGAGGTCGGTTTCCCGCCCGGCGCCGATACCGCACCCTACATTCGCCGGCCGACCACCGGCGTGGAAGCGCGCTTTAGCCTCGAATACGTCATCGCCGACGCGCTGTACAACGGTGAGGTCCCTCTGACGCACTACGGCGAACAGCCGGTTGATGCGGCTATCGCCGCCCTGGCGGCGAAAGTTGAGCGCCATGCCGATCCCACCGCTCCGCCGGACGCGCTCGATCCGGAGTTGCGCTTTCACCGCCTGACCCTGACGCTGCAGGATGGGCGGCAACTAAGTGACATGGTCACAAGAAAGCAAACCGCCGCCCGGCCGACCGACCTCGACGCCAAGCTGCGCGCCATTCTGCAGCTGCTGCCGGGCCTCGACGGCGAAAGCGTTATCCGCGACTGCGCCCTGAGGTCCCCTGGCGCGCTGCCGCGACTGATTGCATTGTTAAATTAA
- a CDS encoding DeoR/GlpR family DNA-binding transcription regulator, translated as MHKAARQRYLLDLLSERGQAAVADLASTIGVSVDTVRRDLADLQRQGLAQKNHGGAIALDPPEMNRQARGALLPHTKQRLGRAVAAQIPPGSTLMLDAGSTLLAVARELRGPATVITASLDIAQCLSDRPDIQLILLGGQWDARQRLFAGSATLALLERYRADIALLGVCAVHAQLGLSASEEADAAVKRAMLAASGEHWLVTDHMKLDRCEPHRVAELAQIQRIFTDRPWDSLDDASTIELCVVADDR; from the coding sequence ATGCACAAAGCGGCTCGACAGCGTTATTTATTGGATCTGCTCAGTGAACGCGGGCAGGCGGCGGTGGCCGATCTGGCCAGCACGATTGGGGTTTCCGTCGATACCGTGCGCCGCGATCTGGCTGATTTGCAGCGCCAGGGGCTGGCGCAAAAGAATCACGGCGGGGCGATAGCGCTGGATCCGCCGGAGATGAATCGCCAGGCGCGCGGCGCGCTGCTGCCGCACACCAAGCAGCGCCTTGGCCGCGCGGTAGCGGCGCAGATCCCGCCCGGCAGCACGCTGATGCTGGACGCCGGCAGCACGTTGCTGGCGGTGGCTCGTGAGCTGCGCGGCCCGGCGACGGTGATCACCGCCTCGCTGGATATCGCCCAATGCCTGAGCGACAGGCCGGATATTCAGCTGATCCTGCTCGGCGGGCAGTGGGATGCACGGCAGCGGCTGTTTGCCGGCAGCGCTACGCTGGCGCTGCTGGAACGCTACCGTGCGGATATTGCCTTGCTGGGGGTCTGTGCGGTGCATGCGCAGCTGGGGCTTAGCGCCAGCGAAGAGGCCGACGCGGCGGTTAAGCGCGCCATGCTGGCCGCCAGCGGCGAGCACTGGCTGGTGACCGACCATATGAAACTGGATCGCTGCGAACCGCACCGGGTGGCGGAGTTGGCGCAGATCCAGCGCATCTTTACCGATCGTCCCTGGGATAGCCTGGATGACGCATCCACCATTGAACTTTGTGTCGTCGCCGACGACCGCTGA
- a CDS encoding alpha/beta hydrolase: MKIDLMFDNAATRAVQYNARASVEDFDACMTEYATLAQQAKEQTPGIYDLHYGMGAAERLDLFPAIGQPAPLLVFIHGGYWHSQRKEEACSMAAAFARRGVAVATLEYTLAPEATLAEIVREVRSAIAWLYHHGAQYGIDPERIYVSGSSAGGHLSGMLIADDWQQRYQLPANVIKGALALSGLYDLRPLCDTYINGWLHLTPEQAQSLSPLFMLPQKRHAPQILLDVGAKETQGFKNQTQAYYAACVERGLNVQLLNDSHSNHFTLVNELANPDSAMFKQVMAMIDSTRK; encoded by the coding sequence ATGAAAATCGATCTGATGTTCGATAACGCAGCCACCAGAGCTGTGCAGTACAACGCCCGCGCCTCGGTGGAAGACTTTGACGCCTGCATGACGGAATACGCAACGCTGGCACAACAGGCCAAGGAGCAAACGCCGGGGATTTACGATCTGCATTACGGCATGGGGGCCGCCGAGCGCCTCGATCTGTTCCCGGCCATCGGCCAACCGGCGCCGCTGCTGGTGTTTATCCACGGCGGATACTGGCACTCACAGCGCAAGGAGGAAGCCTGCTCGATGGCCGCCGCCTTCGCCCGCCGCGGCGTCGCGGTCGCCACCCTGGAATACACCCTGGCGCCAGAGGCCACGCTGGCAGAGATCGTGCGAGAGGTGCGCAGCGCCATCGCCTGGCTGTATCACCACGGCGCTCAGTATGGCATCGACCCTGAACGCATTTACGTCAGCGGCAGTTCGGCCGGCGGCCACCTGAGCGGCATGCTGATCGCCGACGACTGGCAGCAGCGTTACCAGCTGCCGGCCAACGTGATTAAAGGCGCGCTGGCGCTCAGCGGCCTGTATGACCTGCGCCCGCTGTGCGATACCTATATCAACGGCTGGCTGCACCTGACGCCCGAACAGGCGCAGAGCCTCAGCCCGCTGTTTATGCTGCCGCAAAAGCGACATGCGCCGCAGATCCTGCTCGACGTCGGCGCGAAAGAGACCCAGGGCTTCAAAAATCAAACCCAGGCCTATTACGCCGCCTGCGTCGAACGGGGCTTGAACGTGCAGCTGTTGAACGACAGCCACAGCAACCATTTCACCCTGGTGAATGAGCTGGCCAATCCCGACAGCGCGATGTTCAAACAGGTTATGGCGATGATCGATTCAACCAGGAAATAA
- the osmB gene encoding osmotically-inducible lipoprotein OsmB, with protein MNLKRAAGVLVVVMATLSVTACGNMSHRDRNTAIGAGVGALGGAVLTDGSTLGTLGGAALGGIIGHQTGR; from the coding sequence ATGAACCTTAAACGTGCCGCTGGCGTGTTGGTTGTCGTAATGGCGACGCTGTCTGTAACCGCATGCGGAAACATGTCTCACCGCGATCGCAATACCGCTATCGGCGCCGGCGTAGGCGCACTGGGCGGCGCCGTGCTGACCGACGGCAGCACTCTGGGTACCCTGGGCGGCGCAGCCTTGGGCGGCATTATCGGCCATCAAACCGGCCGCTGA
- a CDS encoding Rrf2 family transcriptional regulator codes for MSSSTRFAVAIHILTNITLFRGQTVRSEDIARSVNTNPTVVRRILGVLADAGLTYSQMGQGGGALLARPASDITLLDVYHAVEEQPYFMLHRARPNDACYIGHAITPVLEEEFARVGRALENSLALTSIADMAARVELCAGYPFTPCTPEYQPDTH; via the coding sequence GTGTCTTCTTCTACCCGGTTTGCCGTTGCCATTCATATTCTGACCAATATCACGCTGTTCCGTGGCCAGACGGTGCGTTCTGAAGATATCGCGCGCAGCGTGAATACCAACCCGACGGTGGTGCGGCGGATCCTCGGGGTGCTGGCCGATGCGGGGTTGACCTATTCACAGATGGGGCAAGGGGGCGGGGCGCTGTTGGCCAGGCCGGCCAGCGATATCACGCTGCTGGATGTGTACCATGCGGTAGAGGAACAGCCTTACTTTATGCTGCATCGCGCCAGGCCCAACGACGCCTGCTACATCGGCCACGCCATCACCCCGGTGCTGGAAGAGGAGTTTGCCCGGGTTGGCCGGGCGCTGGAAAATAGCCTGGCGCTGACCAGCATCGCCGATATGGCGGCCAGGGTCGAGCTGTGCGCCGGCTATCCTTTCACCCCCTGTACGCCGGAATATCAACCGGATACGCACTGA
- a CDS encoding DUF427 domain-containing protein, which produces MSELISASGKPVKIPGPDHPITIAPHAARVVVRVAGQTIADSRNALALQEASYPAVLYIPRSDVNMALLQKTDYATYCPYKGECCYFSIPLGGQRAVNAVWSYEIPYNAVVAIKDHLAFYPDRVDEIRSET; this is translated from the coding sequence ATGTCAGAACTCATTTCGGCGTCCGGCAAACCGGTGAAAATCCCCGGCCCGGATCATCCCATTACTATTGCCCCTCATGCCGCACGCGTCGTCGTTCGCGTGGCCGGACAGACTATTGCCGATAGCCGCAATGCGCTGGCGCTGCAAGAGGCCAGCTACCCGGCGGTACTGTATATTCCGCGCAGCGACGTGAACATGGCGTTGTTACAGAAAACCGATTACGCCACCTATTGTCCTTACAAGGGCGAATGCTGCTACTTTTCCATCCCGCTGGGCGGGCAGCGCGCGGTGAATGCCGTCTGGAGCTATGAAATACCTTATAACGCGGTGGTGGCAATCAAAGACCATCTGGCGTTTTACCCGGATCGGGTGGACGAGATCCGCAGTGAAACTTAG
- a CDS encoding ABC transporter substrate-binding protein: MKSTFKRTVLSLLLASSTLAPLAAGHAAEGDVPFKAAVKASADPALHDSLPEAIKKAGYIVAGTNPNTPPTTFYQADNKTLAGREIDVMSAIADRLGVAIHWKDTGGFDNIIPGLKSGRYDVALANIDANKKRFQQVDFVGYYNASKLALIARKDAALGPYTELAQLCGQTVGAGAGTSQITRLQQASDQCVAAGKPAITIPIFPDRPAGVQAVISGRVPMFFGPYEGLRYQATHVKPLALAGDINIDGTTVAIALPKGSELVKPVQAALNSLIADGSYQKILDGWDIGFGAVKTAGVNEEIAK, from the coding sequence ATGAAAAGCACATTCAAACGCACCGTATTGTCCCTGCTGTTGGCTTCGTCCACTCTGGCGCCGTTGGCCGCCGGCCATGCCGCTGAAGGCGATGTCCCCTTCAAGGCGGCGGTGAAAGCCAGCGCCGATCCGGCGTTGCACGACAGCCTGCCTGAAGCGATCAAAAAGGCCGGCTACATCGTCGCCGGCACCAACCCGAACACCCCGCCGACCACCTTTTACCAGGCGGACAACAAAACGCTCGCCGGGCGTGAAATCGACGTGATGAGCGCGATCGCCGATCGCCTGGGCGTGGCTATCCACTGGAAGGACACCGGCGGTTTCGACAACATCATCCCCGGCCTGAAGTCCGGCCGTTACGACGTCGCGTTGGCCAACATTGACGCCAACAAAAAACGCTTCCAGCAGGTGGACTTCGTCGGCTATTACAACGCCTCCAAGCTGGCGCTGATCGCCCGCAAAGACGCGGCGCTGGGCCCTTACACCGAACTGGCCCAGCTGTGCGGCCAGACCGTCGGCGCCGGCGCAGGCACCTCGCAGATCACCCGTCTGCAGCAGGCCAGCGATCAATGCGTCGCCGCCGGCAAGCCGGCCATCACCATACCGATCTTCCCGGATCGCCCGGCCGGGGTGCAGGCGGTGATCAGCGGCCGCGTGCCGATGTTCTTCGGCCCCTATGAAGGGCTGCGTTATCAGGCCACCCACGTCAAGCCGCTGGCGCTGGCCGGTGATATCAACATCGACGGCACCACGGTGGCCATCGCCCTGCCGAAAGGCTCCGAACTGGTGAAACCGGTGCAGGCGGCGCTGAACTCGCTGATCGCCGACGGCAGCTACCAGAAAATCCTCGACGGCTGGGATATCGGTTTTGGTGCGGTGAAAACCGCCGGCGTCAATGAAGAGATCGCAAAATGA
- a CDS encoding amino acid ABC transporter permease: MSGQHPVDDADLSIVGHRHYGRWFSALVVLLIVGVIVNSMLHNPRFEWSVVAENLTEASILSGVLMTLKLTAISVVFGFAGGVLLALMRLSANPVLVAVSWFYTWFFRAVPMLVQLFLWYNIAALYPRISLWLPFLGEVASAPTNTIISTFSAAVIALVMHQSAYAAEIVRAGIQSVGSGQLEAAKALGYRRGQILWRVVLPQAMRTILPPAGNEVIGQLKTTAVVSVIALQDVLYSAQIIYQRTYEVIPLLLVATLWYLAMTSILSIGQYYVERYFGRGTQATRSSGFFRSRKAPQGGEQ, from the coding sequence ATGAGTGGGCAACACCCCGTCGACGACGCGGACCTGAGCATCGTCGGCCACCGGCACTACGGGCGCTGGTTCAGCGCCCTGGTTGTGCTGCTGATCGTCGGCGTTATCGTCAATTCCATGCTGCACAACCCGCGCTTTGAATGGTCGGTAGTGGCGGAAAACCTCACCGAGGCCTCCATCCTCAGCGGCGTGCTCATGACGCTGAAGCTGACGGCGATCTCGGTGGTGTTCGGCTTCGCCGGCGGCGTGCTGCTGGCGCTGATGCGCCTGTCGGCCAATCCGGTATTGGTGGCGGTAAGCTGGTTCTACACCTGGTTCTTCCGCGCGGTGCCGATGCTGGTGCAGCTGTTCCTGTGGTACAACATCGCCGCGCTTTATCCGCGCATCAGCCTGTGGCTCCCGTTTCTGGGCGAGGTCGCCAGCGCGCCGACCAATACCATTATCAGCACCTTCAGCGCGGCGGTGATCGCCCTGGTGATGCATCAGTCGGCCTATGCGGCGGAGATCGTGCGCGCCGGCATCCAAAGCGTCGGCAGCGGCCAGCTGGAGGCCGCCAAAGCGCTGGGCTATCGCCGCGGGCAAATTCTGTGGCGCGTGGTATTGCCGCAGGCGATGCGCACCATTCTGCCGCCGGCGGGCAATGAGGTGATCGGGCAGCTGAAAACCACCGCGGTGGTGTCGGTGATCGCCCTGCAGGACGTGCTGTATTCGGCGCAGATCATTTACCAACGCACCTACGAGGTCATCCCGCTGCTGCTGGTCGCCACCCTGTGGTATCTGGCCATGACCTCGATTCTGTCGATTGGCCAATACTACGTGGAGCGCTATTTTGGCCGCGGCACGCAGGCAACGCGCAGCAGCGGGTTCTTCCGCAGCCGCAAAGCGCCCCAGGGAGGTGAACAATGA